The following are encoded together in the Paraburkholderia sp. BL10I2N1 genome:
- a CDS encoding (2Fe-2S)-binding protein has protein sequence MNARFVRVAETGRKTFPVTIDGVVCEAAEGDTLIVALLTTVSALRDSEFGDGRRAGFCLMGACQDCWVWTTGGERLRACSTPATPGMSIVTRLTEGEGIWPRG, from the coding sequence ATGAACGCACGATTCGTTCGGGTGGCGGAGACCGGGCGCAAGACCTTTCCGGTGACCATCGATGGCGTGGTGTGCGAGGCCGCCGAAGGCGACACGCTGATCGTTGCGCTGCTGACCACGGTGTCGGCGTTGCGCGATTCCGAATTCGGCGACGGACGGCGCGCCGGCTTCTGTCTGATGGGGGCCTGTCAGGATTGCTGGGTGTGGACCACCGGCGGCGAGCGGCTGCGTGCATGCAGCACGCCGGCTACGCCCGGCATGTCGATCGTGACGCGGCTCACCGAAGGAGAGGGCATATGGCCGCGCGGGTAA
- a CDS encoding NAD(P)/FAD-dependent oxidoreductase, with translation MAARVIVIGAGPAGVRAAQALAGAGLRPTVIDEGRRDGGQIYRRQPEGFSRAYDALYGTEAARAASVHATFDALRSRIDYLPETLVWNISPGMVHLVSGTRYHTLKFDALIVCSGATDRLMPVKGWQHAGTYTLGGAQVALKSQGCAVGARTVMMGTGPLLYLVAAQYVKAGAQVSAVLDTSTALQRLRALPALLSIPASLWKGLALMRVLRRAKVPVHRGVRPVEIKGTPQDGVTGVAVKLQDGALFERACDAVALGYHLRPETQLADLAGCEFHFDEASQQWLPHTDEDGRSSVKGVYLAGDGARVRGADAAERSGRLAALAAMRDAGMAVEGIDTLRAELQRFTRFAAGLRTAFPWPAELAAAVPDDTLICRCEAITAGELRRVVREAGAREANRAKAFSRVGMGRCQGRYCGHAGAEIIAAAACVPLSAVGRLRGQAPVKPLPMALVEDTCE, from the coding sequence ATGGCCGCGCGGGTAATCGTGATCGGCGCCGGTCCGGCCGGCGTGCGCGCCGCGCAGGCACTCGCCGGGGCGGGGCTCAGGCCCACCGTCATCGACGAAGGCAGGCGCGACGGCGGCCAGATCTATCGCCGGCAGCCCGAGGGCTTTTCGCGTGCCTACGATGCGCTGTACGGAACCGAGGCCGCCCGTGCCGCGTCCGTTCACGCGACGTTCGACGCGCTCAGGTCTCGCATCGACTATCTGCCGGAAACGCTCGTCTGGAATATCTCGCCCGGCATGGTGCATCTCGTCAGCGGCACGCGCTATCACACGCTGAAGTTCGATGCGCTCATCGTCTGTAGCGGGGCGACCGACCGGCTGATGCCGGTGAAGGGCTGGCAACACGCGGGGACTTACACGCTCGGCGGCGCGCAAGTTGCGCTGAAGTCGCAGGGGTGCGCGGTGGGTGCGCGCACGGTGATGATGGGCACCGGCCCTCTGCTGTATCTCGTGGCAGCGCAATACGTGAAGGCCGGTGCGCAGGTCTCCGCTGTGCTGGATACGTCGACCGCGCTGCAGCGGCTGCGCGCGTTGCCAGCGCTGCTGTCGATTCCCGCGTCGCTCTGGAAGGGACTCGCGCTGATGCGCGTGCTGCGGCGAGCGAAGGTGCCGGTCCATCGAGGCGTGCGGCCCGTGGAGATCAAGGGAACGCCTCAGGATGGCGTGACCGGCGTCGCGGTAAAGCTGCAGGACGGCGCGTTGTTCGAGCGTGCGTGCGACGCTGTCGCGCTCGGTTATCACCTGCGCCCGGAGACCCAGCTCGCCGACCTGGCCGGGTGCGAGTTCCACTTCGACGAAGCCTCGCAGCAATGGCTGCCACACACCGACGAAGACGGACGAAGCAGCGTCAAGGGCGTCTATCTCGCGGGGGACGGCGCGCGCGTGCGCGGCGCCGATGCGGCTGAGCGTTCCGGACGCCTTGCCGCGCTTGCGGCGATGCGCGACGCAGGCATGGCCGTCGAGGGTATCGATACGCTACGCGCGGAACTGCAGCGCTTCACGCGCTTTGCCGCCGGCTTGCGCACCGCGTTTCCGTGGCCGGCGGAACTGGCGGCAGCCGTGCCGGACGACACGCTCATCTGCCGTTGCGAGGCCATCACGGCAGGCGAATTGCGCCGTGTCGTGCGTGAAGCCGGTGCGCGCGAAGCCAACCGCGCCAAGGCATTTTCGCGGGTCGGCATGGGGCGTTGCCAGGGGCGCTATTGCGGGCACGCCGGCGCCGAGATCATCGCGGCCGCGGCGTGCGTGCCGCTTTCCGCCGTAGGGCGGCTACGCGGCCAGGCGCCCGTCAAACCGTTGCCGATGGCGCTTGTCGAGGACACCTGCGAATGA